The DNA window CATCCTCGGCTACGCGCAGATCCTGGAGCGGTCGGAGGGGCTCTCGCCCAAGGACCGCGCCGGCGTCGGCGTCATCCGCAAATCGGGCGAGCACCTGCTCGGGCTCATCAACGAGGTCCTGGACCTCGCGAAGATCGAGGCGGGCAAGGTCGACTTCGCGCCCTCGCCCGTCCACTTCCCGGACTTCCTCCCGACCGTGACGAGCCTCTGCCAGGTCCGCGCCCAGCAAAAAGGGATCTCGTTCTCGTGCGTGCAGGCCGGCGCGCCGCTCGCGTGGGTCCACGTGGATCCGAAGCGGCTCACGCAGGTCTTGCTGAACGTGCTCGGCAACGCGATCAAGTTCACGGAGCGCGGCGGCGTGGTGCTGCGGGTCGAGGCCGAGGCGGGCGCGCCGGGGCGGCGGACGGTGCGGTTCCGGGTCGAGGACACGGGGCCAGGGATCTCGAAGGAGGACCTCGTGTTGATCTTCGAGCCCTTCGAGCAGGTCGGCGACAAGGCCACGCGGCGGGAGGGATCGGGGCTCGGGCTCGCCATCACGAAGACGCTCGTCGAGCGGATGGGCGGGCGGATCGAGGTGGAGAGCGAGGTCGGCCGGGGCAGCACGTTCCTCCTCACGCTGGAGGTCGAGGAGCTCGCGAGCCCGGCGGCGCCGCAGGCACGACCGAACCCGAGCGCCATCACGGGTTATCGCGGCGAGCGCCGGCGCATCCTGCTCGTGGACGACAACGACGACAGCCTCGCCTGGCAACACGACCTGCTCGGCAAGCTCGGCTTCGAGGTCGCGACGGCCGGCGACGGCGCGGCCGCGATCGAGGCGGCGGGCAAAGCGCGGCCTTCCCTCGTCGTGATGGACCTCATGATGCCCGGCGTCGACGGGCTCGAAGCGACGCGGCGGCTGCGGGCGACGCCGGCCTTCCGGGATCTGCCGATCGTCGCCTGCTCGGCGAGCGTGAGCGAGGAGCAGCGGCGAAGGGCCCACGAGGCGGGCTGCGACGTGTTCTTGCCGAAGCCGATCCGGATCGACGTGTTGCTCGAGGCGCTGGAGAAGCAGCTCGGGATCACGTGGATCCACGCGGAAGGCGCGGACGCGGGCCCGAGCGAGCCGCGGGCGGAGGCGGCGTCCACGAAGGAGCGTCCGCCGGCCGGGACGATCACCACGCTGCTGGATCTGGCGCGGCGTGGTCGGATCCGCGCGGTCGTCGAGGAGGCGCGCCGCCTCGAAGCGGCCGAGCCCGCGCACGGGCCGTGGTTCGCCGAGGTGCGGGCGCTCGCGTCGTCCTTCCAGGTGCCGAAGCTCCGCGAGCTGCTCGGCATCGACCCGCCGGCGGGTTGATCAGCGAAGCGCGGCGCCGCACTCGCGTGTCGCGAGCCGAATACCTTCCTTCAGCGTGGCGCGCGTGGGGATCCCGCCGAGGTCGATCCCTTCGTGGATGATCGTCCGCGCCGCGTTGCCCGACATGCCCGTGAGCACGACCTGCGTGCCGAGCAGCGCGAGCCCGTCGCGGAGGCGCGGCAACATCGGCGCGACGCGCGTGCCTCGGCCTCGTAGGCCCGTGAGGTCGACGATGACGAACCGGGCCCGCGCCTCCGCGGCCCCCTGCAGGGCGGCGTCGAGCATCTGGGTCGCCCGGTCCTCGTCCATCGCGCCGACGATCGGCATCACGAGCACGCCCTCCGAGATGGGCACGAGCGGCGTCGAGAGCTCGAGCAACCTCGCGCGCTGCGCCTCCACGATTTGCTGGTGGAGCTTGCAGCGCTCCTCCTCGGCCATGCGCCGCTCGGCGAGCTCGGCCTCGAGCCGGGTGCGTGTATCGTCGAGCTCCGCGTTTTTCTCGCGCAGGGCCTTCGTCGTCTTGCAGAGCGAAAAATGCAGCCGGAAGCGCGCGAGCAGCTCCTCCACGTCGAAGGGCTTGCCGATGTAATCGACGGCGCCCATCCGCAGACCCTTGAGCTTGCTCTCCCGGTCGGAGAGCGCCGTCATGAAGATGACCGGCACATCCTGGGTCTCGGGACACTGCTGCATTCGCTGGCAGAGCTCGAAGCCATTCACGTCCGGCAGGTTCACGTCGAGGAACACGAGATCCGGACGCTCCTCGCCGAGCATCTGCCAGGCGGATCGGCCGTCGGTCGCGACCGCGATCTCGGTCCCTTCGTTCTGCAGGACCATCGTGAGGACATCGAGGTCGACGTGGTTGTCGTCGACGACGAGCACGAGCCCATCGAGCGCAGCGGTCATGCTTCTCCCATCCGATGAGGTCAGCCGCCTTCCCCGCCGTCGCCCCGGATCGCGACGATATGCGACGGGCACGCCCATCGCAACGATGGCGACGACGAGAAGAGCATTTCGCAGCGGCGAGAAGGAAGGTTCCACATGGCAGACCAGGGAGCTCAGGGGGGCGCGCGGCTCGACCACGTCTCGCGGCGCATCGTCGAGCACATCGAGCAGGTCGGCGGGTTGCCGCAGAAGGTGCGCACGCCGGAGGCCGCCGCGGCGGTGCTGTGTGTGCTCTCGCGCCGCCTGAGCAAGGGGCAGGCGCAGGACCTCGCGAACAACCTGCCCGAGGCCCTGCAGGCCCTCGTGCAGCCGTGCGCGGCGCACCGCGGGCTCGCGAGTGACGTCTTCGACCGGGACGAGTTCCTGCGCCTGCTCGCCGATCACCTGCAGATCGATGTGGCCGATGCCGAGCGCGTGGCCCGCGCGGTGCTGCAAGGCGTGCACGAGGTCCTCCCGCAGGGGGAGCTCGAGCACATCCGCGGCCAGCTCCCTTCGGAGCTCTGGCAGCTCTGGGGGCCTCGCCGCGCCGCCGCCTGACGCCGCGTCAGTCCCCCACCTCGGCGACGAACCTGCTCACGTCGTCGCCGTACCCGACCAGCAAGAGCGTATCCCCCTCCTGGATCACGTACTCGGGCATCGGCGTCTCCAGCCGGGTGCGCTCGCCGGGCACGCCCGTGCCGTGCCGGCGCACCCCGAGGACGTTGATCTGGTACCGCCTCCGGATCTGGGCGTCGGCGAGCGTCTTGCCGACGAGCGAGCCGCGGGCGTCCCAGGGCACCACGCGGTAATGGCTCGCGAGATCGAGCAGGTCCTGCGCGAGCGGCATCGTGATGTCCGCGCCGACCCGGCGGCCCATCTCGGTCTCGACCTGGATGACCCGCTTGACGCCCACGGCCCGCAAGATGTCGGCCTTTCGCTCCGTGGCGGCGCGCGCGATGACCTCGGGCACCCCGAGCCGCACGAGCGACGCGGCGCAGAGCACCGAGGGCTCGAAATGCTCGCCGAACGTCACCACGGCCGTGTCCACGTATTGCGCGCCGATGCCCTCGAGCACGTTGGGCATCGTGGCGTCACCCACGAAGGCCGCGGACGTCTTGTCCTTGATGGCGTCGACCGCCGCGGGGTCGTTGTCCACGGCGATGACCTCGGCGTGGCTCTTCCACAGGGTCTCGACGATCGACGTCCCGAACCGGCCGAGGCCAACGACGAGCACACTCTTGGCTTTCATGGTGGCAATTTCCGCCCTGCAGCAGGAGCCGCGGGCCGCCGCAGCTTGGCACGAGGCGCGGGATCGCCGCCAGCGAGCGTCGACGTGAAAAGGAAAAGGGAGACGCGGCGGGCTGCGGGCTCGCTTGACAGCCGCGGGGTCGCCTGTGTGAATGGCCGCCATGGCAGCACCGGTTCCTTCCCCCGGCGCGGGGGCCGCGATCGTGGCACCGCGGCCCCCCGTCCGATGGGCGGCGCCGGCCACCCTGCTCACGGGCAGCGCGGTCTTGCTCGGCGTGGACCTCGCGCTCGCCGTGAGCCCGACGCTCTCGGTCGTGCTCACGGCCATCGAGACCTTGCTCGTGCCTGCCTGGCTCGCCGCGGTGATCAAGAAAGAGCGCCAGGCCGGGCGCCGAGGCGCCATCCCGGCCGCGTCGACGAAGCCGCGGTGGGGGGCGTACGTGGTCTTGCTGGTCCTGCTCCTCGCTTGCATCGCGGAGAAGTGGCTGCTCTTCCGCCACCCAGCCGGCGGCGACGACCCGCACCTCGTGGCGCTCTACCGGACCTACACGGTCCTCGCCTTCGTCCTCGCCAACGGCAGCCTGCTCGGACGCCGGCCGCTCGAGCGCCTGCTCGTCAGCACGATGGATCATCCGGCGCGGCTGATGCTCCTGTCGTTTGGCCTGGCGGCGGTGCTCGGCGCGTTCCTCCTCACGTTGCCCCAGGCGGTGCACGACATCGCCCATACGTCGTTCGTCGACGGCCTGTTCATGGCGACCAGCGCGATCTGCGTGACCGGCCTCGCGGTCCACAACGTGGCGGACGTCTACACGCCGCTCGGGCAGGTCATTCTCTTGCTGCTGTTCCAGGTGGGCGGGCTCGGGATCATGGTGCTGTCGACGTTCTTCGTCATCGTCGCCGGGCGCAAGATCCACCTGCGGGACGCCGCCGTCATGGCCGAGATGATCGACGCGGAGTCCTTCTCCAAGCTGAGGCGCAGCGTGGCCGCCATCGTCGCGTACACGTTGATCGTCGAGGCGATCGGCGCGGCGGCGCTTTACGCGACCTTCCGGCATTACCCCGACATCGCCACGCCCGCGGGTGCGGGCGCCCCGCTCTCCGGCGCGGGAGACCACCTCTGGGCCGCGGTCTTCCACGCCGTGAGCGCGTACTGCAGCGCGGGCTTCTCGCTCTTCCGCGAGGGGATGGCGCCGCTCGTGTCTTCGGTGCCCGCCAGCGGCGTCGTCATGGTGCTGATCGTCATCGGCGGGCTCGGCTACCCGGTGCACGACGAGCTCGTGCGCTGGGTGGTCGTGCGTGTCCGCGGGGGGCGCCCCCCGCGGCTCAGCCTGCACACGCGCACGGTGCTCGTCACCTCGGCCGTGCTGATCGTCTCGGGCCTCGTGGGGTTTCTGGTGCTCGAAGGGGGCCGCTCCATGCGGGAGCTCTCGTGGCCGACGCGGGTGCTCGCCGCGCTCCACCAGTCCATCACCACGCGGTCCGCGGGCTTCAGCACGGTCGACTTCGGCGCGATGAGCAGCGCCACGTGGATGATGACGTGTGTCCTCATGTTCATCGGCGCCGCGCCCGGCTCGACGGGCGGCGGCGTGAAGGTCACGACGGTCGCGGTCCTCTTCGCGACGTTACGCGCCGAGCTCCGCGGCTTCGAGGCCCCTCGACTGCTGGGGCGCACCGTCCCGGCCGCCCTGGTGCGGCGGGCCATGGGCGTCGCGTTCCTCAGCGTCCTGCTCGTCGCGGGGTTTCTCTTCCTGCTCCTCCTGGTCGAGCCCCATGATCCGTTCGCGATCGTCTTCGAGACGGTGAGCGCCTTCGCGACCGTCGGGCTCAGCACGGGGATCACGTCTTCGTTGAGCACGCCGGGGCGGCTCCTGGTCGCGGTCATCATGTTCATCGGCCGCATCGGGCCGCTGACCCTGGCGCTGGCGCTGGCGAACCAGTCGGGCGCCCGGGGCTTCCGGCTGCCGGAGGAGCGGGTGGGGATCGGCTGATCGCGGAGCGGGTCGATCAGCGGCGGCGCAGGAAGATCCGGCTGCCCTTCGAGTACGGGGAGAGGTGCTCGTTCAGGTCGTGGACGAGTGGCCCTCGCACGCCGACGATCACGCGTGTCCCTTCTTTCGTCCCCGCCATCGCGAGGGCGACCTCGTCCGTCGCGTCGCCGAAGGTCGAGGTGGTGTTCGCCGCGTCGTCCCATTCGAGGTGCGCGTCGAACACGTCGAGGCCGCCGCTCGAGCTCGCCATGGCCTTTCCGTGCACGAGCAAGGTATCGTCGAAGAAACCCACGGCGCGTATGCCGCCGCTCCCGTCGGGGGCCACGCCGGAGACCACGGCGGCCGAGCCGCCCGTGAGGGATGCGGCGAGCATGGGCTCGCCCTTCGAATCGATCCGGCCCACGAACGCCTCGCCGAACATGCCGATGCCGGGCCACGTCAGGATCCCCTGCCCGCCCAGGACCAGGCCGCCGTCGTCCGAGAGCGCAACCGCGCCGCCGAAGGGATCGAGCGCCGACCCCTCGAAGACCTTGCTCCAGACGACGTCGCCGCCCGGCGAGAACCTCTTCACGTGCAGGCCGGCGGGCTCCCCTGCGCTCTCCATTTCGCTGAATTGCGTGTAGAGGACGACCGTGTCCCCGCTCGGGCTCACGTCGAGCCCCGCCGGGAAGTCGGAGACGTCGCCGCCGAAGCGCTTGGCCCAGACGAGGCCGCCGCTCGTGTCGTAGCGCGCGACGAACACGTCGGGTTTGTAGTTCGTGAAGAACGGGTCCGATATCTGGGGCGTGCTCATCAACGTGACGCCGCCGAGATCGAGATGGCCGAGGAACCTGCCGGTGATCACGAAATGGCCCTCGGCGTCGAACGAGACCCCCTCGATGGCCCGGTGGAAGTTTCCCTCGTAATCGAGGTCGTCGGGCAGGTTCCCGTGCAGGCGCCGGCTCCAGACGTGGTGGCCGTCGGCGTCGAGCTCGAGCAGGAACGGGTGCTCCGCGCGCACGTATTCGCCGCCGAGCGGGCCTCCTCCGAAATCGACGTCCGCGTGCAAGCTGCCGGCGACGAGGACCCTGCCCTGCGCGTGCACGGCGATCACGTCCTTGCCCGGGAAGGACGCGCCGACCGGGAGCGCGCGGCTCCAGAGGTGTTTGCCCTGCGGGTCGAGCTTCGCGACGAACGCGAACGGGGCGCCGGTTTCGCCGACGGGGCCGCCGCCGAAATCGATCGGGCCCTCGGTCATCCCCGCGAGGTACGTGTTGCACGACCCGTCCACGGCGACCGAGAGGCCCACGAGGGGGGTCCTGGATTCGGCGCTGCCGAACACGAGATCGAGCGGCTCGGCGCAGAGCGGCTCGGGCGTGGGCGCGGGCGGGACGACCTCGCGGACTTCGTTTGCGCAACCAAGGAGGAAGAAGGGAGCAAGAAGGAAGAAACGTAGGCGGGTCATGGGGCCATGGTATCAGGTGAGCAGCCGGATCGGCGCTCCCGCGTGCCACGCGAGGATGTCGTCCAGGGCGTCGCGATAAAACACCACGTAGTTTTCCCGCGTCACGTAGCCGAGGTGTGGCGTCAGGACGACGTTCGGCAAGGCGAGCAGGGGGTGGTCCGCGGGCATTGGCTCCTCGGGGAAGACATCGAGCCCGGCGCCGGCGATACGCTCGGCGCGCAGGGCGGCGAGCAACGCGTCCATGTCCACCAGGCCCGCGCGGGCCGTGTTGACGAAAAACGCCGTCCTCTTCATGGCCGCGAGCTCCTCCGCGCCGACGGTCCCGCGCGACCGTTCGCTCAGCACGAGGTGCAGGCTGACGACGTCCGAGGTCGCGAAGAGCTCGCGTTTCTCCACGCGCCTCGCGCCCGCCGCTGCGGCCCGCGCCTCGTCGAGGTTCTGGCTCCAGGCGACCACGTCCATCCCGAAGGCCTGGCCCACGCGCGCGACCTGGGAACCTAGCTTGCCGAGCCCCACGAGCCCGAGCCGCTTTCCGGCGAGCCCCTCCGTCAGCCCCGTCTGCCAGGCCCCGGCCCGGAGCGCTCGATCCTCCCTTGGGATACGCTTCACGAGGGAAAGGATCAGCCCCCAGGTGAGCTCCGCCGTCGGCGTACCGACGTTCCCGGTCCCCGAGACCGGGATGTTACGCGCGCGGCAGGCTTCGAGGTCGATGGCGGCGTTGCGGCCGCCCGTGGTGACGAGCAGCCGCAGGTTGGGGAGGTTCTGGATGCGCGCCGCCGGCATCGGGGTGCGCTCGCGCATGAGGACGAGCACGTGGAAGGGGCGCAGGGTGGTGATGAGCTCCTCGGGATCGGCGAGGTGCCGGTCGAAGACGACGAGCTCGCTCCCGGGCGGGAGGCGGCTCCAGTCGGCGAGGTCCTTCGCGACGCGCTGGTAGTCGTCGAGGATGGCGATTTTCACGGGGGTCATGCTGGGTACGGGTTCGGGCGGAGGCGTCAGGCGGAGCGCTGGAGCTTTTGTTCGACGACGCCGACGAACTGCCGGAGCTTTTTCCCGTCGAACCGCCACTTCTCCAGGAAAGAAATCCTCGTCGCGTGATCCCAGTGCTTGCTCGGATGTGCACGTTTCACGGCCGCCAGGAAAGCGTCCCATGTGGTCTGGCGCAGCTCGGACAGGTTCCCGTCGTTCAGGCCCAGCGTCTGCTCGACATCGACCTTCAAAGCCGCGTCGTCGGACGTGAGGAAGAGGCCCCGCTCCTTGCCTCGCCGCTCCAGTTTGAGGCGCGCCACGGAAGACGCCTTCGCCGGGTCCACCGTGAGAGCCGTGCTGCGCTGGCGGAGGTCACACGTACAGTACAGGCCGCCGGAACGCTCGCCGCCGTCGCATGAGCCGAGGAGATTCGTCCAGTCGAGGGCGCGGCGCGGGTCGACGTCGAGGGGCACGCGGTGCGCGATCTTCATCGTCGTCGTCCTCGACGTCTCGCGATCGCCCTCGTCGATCCTCCGCATGCAGAACGCGCAGAGCCACCCCTGCTCCTCGACGAGGGCCTTGCGCGCCTCCTCTTTGTCGATCTGGTCGAACGCGGTCCTCGCCGTGTCCTTTCGCGCGAGGTTCGTCGTCGTGGCTTCGCGCGTCTCCGTGACCGTCCGCGGCTCCGTCCGCTTGTGGATCGGCCTCATCCGGAGGCCTCTTCGCCGGCGCCGTCCTCCGGAGGGAGCAGCCCCTCGTAAAAGACCACGTCCGGATCGTCGCCGCCCGGCAAGAGCGCGCGGAGCTCCGCGATGAGCGCGCGCGCGGCGGGGTATCGCTCGTCGTCGATCGCGTCCCGCAATTCGTTGAGCTTCTCCGCGACCTCCGGCGGACGCCCCGGATCGTCGAAGACCGAATCGAGGATGCGGTTCGTGTCACGCCGGAACGTCTCTCGGTCGAGCCTCCGGACCTCGAAGTCTTCGAGCAGCCGCACCTGCGACGCCCGCACGGATGAGAGGACCTGCGGGGAATGGGTGCTCACGATGAACTGCGCCCGCGGGAAGACCTGGCGGAGCCGCGGCAGGAGGGTGCGCTGGAGGCCCGGGTGCAGGTGGAGCTCGATCTCGTCGATGAGGACGACCACCGGGCGCTGCAACGGATCCGGGTCCGTGGGCGCGGCAATGGCCATCCGTCGCGCGAGGTCCCCCGCCATCGCGAGCAGGCATTTCTCCCCGTCCGAGAGCTGCGCCACGTCGAGCGCCACGCCGTTCTTGGTGAGGAGCATTCGCTGGGGCTGGCGTTCGATACGAAGATGACTCGCGCCCGGGACCAGCGTGGTGATCGCGCGCCGGACAGCTTCGAGTGAGGGTTTCAGCGGATATGCCCCGTCCTCGGTGAGATACGCGACGTAAAGCTGGAGCTCGTGGTCTTCTTCCTCGCGAAACCACTCGAAGAACGCGCGGAAATTCCGCTCTCCGGCGTCGAGCGCTCCATCAAAGGAGTTGATGGGTTCGAACTCGCTGTGCTTGCGAATTCGATCCGGGATGTCGAGCGCGTTCCGGTTGGTCGGGAAATAAACCACCAGCGGCAAGTCGGGGGCCCCTCGCGCGATGGACGCCTGCGTGGCTTCAATGGGCGCGGAGAGCCCCGCGAGCGAGCTCTCTCGGTCCTTCGGATGGCCCGGCCGCGTGGCCGCGACCTCCCAGGCCACCTCTCCGATCCCCTCGAACGTCGCCGAGAGCCGGATCGACGCCGAGCTTGCGCCGCTCTGGATGTCCTCCGCGCGCAGCCTCTTGCCCGCGGCGCGACCCGTGCGGATCCCCGCGACGAGGTAGGACAGGAGGAGCGCCGTCGCGTCGAGGAGCGCCGTCTTGCCGGCGCCGTTCACCCCCACGAACACCGTCACGTCCGGCTCGAACGGGACCGTGGCTTGCTCGAAGCCCCGGAAGTCCTGGACCGTGAGTGACTGGAGCCTCATGGGAACCTGGTCCTAGCAAAGCCCCGTTCCGCCGGGCAAGAGACACGGCCCGTCCGGGCGTGGATCCACGCCTCCAGACCTCGAACTCCACGAATCGCCGCGTGGCTCTCCGTCTCCCGAGCTCCGGAAGCCAAAATCCACGCGTCGATCTCCTCCTCCGGACCCCCCGGAAGCAAACATCCACACGTCACTTTGTGTCTTCGGAGCTGCGGAGGAGCGGATCGACGCCCCGATCCTCCGTTCTGGACCTCTGGAGGACACGTTCGCGTGCTCTTTCGGCTCACCCCGTGGGATCGTCGTCCTCGTCCTTGCGCACCTTGTACTTCGGGAAAAAACGCTCCGCGGCGGCGCGGCCGAGATCGGCGATGAGCAGGCCGTAGACCTTCGTGAGCAGGCGCTCCCAGGCCTCCTCGGCGGCGTCGAGGCGCGTGCGGGCGAGCGCCTCGTTCGTGCGGGCCTTGCCGAGCTGCTCGCTCCCCGCCGTGAACGCGACGATGCCCGCCTCGATCGCAGGCACGGCCTTCACGCGGACCTCGTCCGCCCCCGGCAGGTGCTCTTCGAGCCGGTCCTTGAGCTCGCCGTATCGCTTGGTCTCCTCGGTGAGCGTGGCGGCCGTGTAGTACCCGATGCCCTGGGGGAAGATCAGCTTGTACGGCGCCTTCTTCACGGCGTCGGCGCCGCGCCCCGCGAGCGCCGCGCGGGCATCCTGGGCCGTGTCGTCGAGGTCGTCGTCGGCCCCGTCGCGATCGGCGAGCGCACACTGGACGGCAGTCTCGTGATCCTCGAGGCCGCGGCCGTACACGAGGACGTCATTCGTCGCGGCGGCGACGCTGTCGGCGAGCTCCGTGTATTTCGCGCGGCGGAGCCTGCGCTCGACATACCCACCACAACGAACACGGTGGCGGAAATGAGCGGAACGAGGGGGGAGGCGCATGGTGGGCAGGAGGATACGAACGCAGGCCTCGAAGGCCAAATCTTCGTCTTCACCCCCGCGGCAACGTCACCGTGAACGTCGACCCTTCTCCCGGCGCGCTCACCACCACGATCGTGCCGCCGAACGCCTCCACGATCCGGCGCGCGATCCACAACCCGAGCCCGAAGCCGCCGAAATGGCGGACCGACACCGCCCGCTCGAAGCGCTGGAAGATCCGCTCCTGATCCTCGGCGGGGATCCCGATGCCCCGGTCCCGCACCCAGAACCTCGCCTGCGCCCCGTCCCCACGGACGCAGACGTCGATCGGCTTGCCCGCGCCGTATTTGATCGCGTTCGACAGCAGGTTCATGAGCACCTGCTCGAGCCGCGAGCGATCCCATCGACCCACGACGCTCGCCTCGAGGTCGAGCCGCACCTCGCAGCCCGCGCGTGTCGCCGTCTCCTGCATACGCTCGAGCAGGTCCTCCACCACCGCGGAGAGATCGAGCTCCTCGATCCGTAGCTCCAGACGGCCCTGGGTGATGCGGGAGACGTCGAGCAGCTCGTCGACGAGCGTGTTCAGGCGCCTCGTCTGCCGCAGGGCCACGTCGAGGGAGGGCGCGATCTTATCTGCGAGATCGGGGGCCTTCCGCAGGCTCCGGGCGAGGCCCTGGAGCTTGAGCGAGAGCGAGGTGAGCGGCGTCTTCAGCTCGTGCGAGGCGATGGAAAGGAACTCGTCGCGGGCGCGGATCGACTCCTCCGCCTCACGATAAAGCGCCGCGTGTTGCTCCTCGATGTGCTTGCGCCGGGTGATGTCGCGAAAGATGATGAGCAGCGCGTGTTTCCTCCCCGCCGGCACGCGGGCCAGCACGATCTCCACCTCGAGCAGGCTGCCGTCCACGCGCACGACCCTCCCCTCGACCGGGCCCACGCTGCCGTGCTCCAGCGCGTCGCGGAGCCTCTGGCGCGCGATCTCCTCCCGCCCGGGGGGGATGAAATCGAAGGTGGGCCTGCCGATGAGCGCGGACGTGCTCTCCAAGCCGAGCAGGCGCGACGCCGCGGCGTTCGCGTACACCACGCGGAAGACGCCGTCTTCGGCGGGCTGCTGGAGGAGGGTCGCGTCCGGCGAGACCTCGACGAGCACACGATAACGCTCCTCGGACTCCGTGAGGTCGGCGGTCCGCTCCGCGACGCGTCGATCGAGCTCGTCGCGGGACCGCGCGAGGGCCGCCTCGGCCTGGCGACGCTCGGCGATGACCGACGCGAGGACCAGCGTGGTCAGCGCCATGCTGCCGACGAACACCTGCACGAAGAGGAGCGTGGTCTGGGTCGTGGAATTCGTGAATGGCGTCGCGCCTTGCGCCGCCCCCAAGGTCACGACGAGCGAGACGCTGAACACGGAGAGGGCCGCGCCGAAATGCCCGAGGCGCACGCCGGCCCAGACGAGGAACGGGGTGATGAGGTGACCGAGCGGATAGGACGGGCCGTGGGCCGGGAGCCTTCCGGAGAGCAGGAGAAGCTGAAAGCCCTGCAAGGCGAGCTGGTGGAGCACGAGCTCCACGCCGCGGCCTCGAAAGACCCACTGGCGAGGCCGCGCGGCCGCGAGGAGGAGCGGCGTCAACACCAGGATGCCCACGGCGTCGCCGAGCCACCACGTGAGCCAGCTCGAGCCGAAGCCGTCCCACGAGAGCCTGGAGCCGGCGATCAGGCTCGTGGTGCCGAACGTGGCGCTCGTGAGCGAGCAAGCGAAGGCGGAGAGGGCCGTGAAGCGGGCGACGTCGAGGACCCGGCCGAGCGGCGCCCCGGCCT is part of the Polyangium spumosum genome and encodes:
- a CDS encoding response regulator translates to MTAALDGLVLVVDDNHVDLDVLTMVLQNEGTEIAVATDGRSAWQMLGEERPDLVFLDVNLPDVNGFELCQRMQQCPETQDVPVIFMTALSDRESKLKGLRMGAVDYIGKPFDVEELLARFRLHFSLCKTTKALREKNAELDDTRTRLEAELAERRMAEEERCKLHQQIVEAQRARLLELSTPLVPISEGVLVMPIVGAMDEDRATQMLDAALQGAAEARARFVIVDLTGLRGRGTRVAPMLPRLRDGLALLGTQVVLTGMSGNAARTIIHEGIDLGGIPTRATLKEGIRLATRECGAALR
- a CDS encoding DUF2267 domain-containing protein → MADQGAQGGARLDHVSRRIVEHIEQVGGLPQKVRTPEAAAAVLCVLSRRLSKGQAQDLANNLPEALQALVQPCAAHRGLASDVFDRDEFLRLLADHLQIDVADAERVARAVLQGVHEVLPQGELEHIRGQLPSELWQLWGPRRAAA
- a CDS encoding MASE1 domain-containing protein — translated: MLAVVYALSASLGLSLAIPPGFATAFFPASGIALAALLLGGRRLWPGVWLGSFVTNAPFLFDATTPARAVTSLLVATPIGAGATLEALAAARLFPPWDREAGAPLGRVLDVARFTALSAFACSLTSATFGTTSLIAGSRLSWDGFGSSWLTWWLGDAVGILVLTPLLLAAARPRQWVFRGRGVELVLHQLALQGFQLLLLSGRLPAHGPSYPLGHLITPFLVWAGVRLGHFGAALSVFSVSLVVTLGAAQGATPFTNSTTQTTLLFVQVFVGSMALTTLVLASVIAERRQAEAALARSRDELDRRVAERTADLTESEERYRVLVEVSPDATLLQQPAEDGVFRVVYANAAASRLLGLESTSALIGRPTFDFIPPGREEIARQRLRDALEHGSVGPVEGRVVRVDGSLLEVEIVLARVPAGRKHALLIIFRDITRRKHIEEQHAALYREAEESIRARDEFLSIASHELKTPLTSLSLKLQGLARSLRKAPDLADKIAPSLDVALRQTRRLNTLVDELLDVSRITQGRLELRIEELDLSAVVEDLLERMQETATRAGCEVRLDLEASVVGRWDRSRLEQVLMNLLSNAIKYGAGKPIDVCVRGDGAQARFWVRDRGIGIPAEDQERIFQRFERAVSVRHFGGFGLGLWIARRIVEAFGGTIVVVSAPGEGSTFTVTLPRG
- a CDS encoding AAA family ATPase, which encodes MRLQSLTVQDFRGFEQATVPFEPDVTVFVGVNGAGKTALLDATALLLSYLVAGIRTGRAAGKRLRAEDIQSGASSASIRLSATFEGIGEVAWEVAATRPGHPKDRESSLAGLSAPIEATQASIARGAPDLPLVVYFPTNRNALDIPDRIRKHSEFEPINSFDGALDAGERNFRAFFEWFREEEDHELQLYVAYLTEDGAYPLKPSLEAVRRAITTLVPGASHLRIERQPQRMLLTKNGVALDVAQLSDGEKCLLAMAGDLARRMAIAAPTDPDPLQRPVVVLIDEIELHLHPGLQRTLLPRLRQVFPRAQFIVSTHSPQVLSSVRASQVRLLEDFEVRRLDRETFRRDTNRILDSVFDDPGRPPEVAEKLNELRDAIDDERYPAARALIAELRALLPGGDDPDVVFYEGLLPPEDGAGEEASG
- a CDS encoding potassium channel family protein, with the protein product MKAKSVLVVGLGRFGTSIVETLWKSHAEVIAVDNDPAAVDAIKDKTSAAFVGDATMPNVLEGIGAQYVDTAVVTFGEHFEPSVLCAASLVRLGVPEVIARAATERKADILRAVGVKRVIQVETEMGRRVGADITMPLAQDLLDLASHYRVVPWDARGSLVGKTLADAQIRRRYQINVLGVRRHGTGVPGERTRLETPMPEYVIQEGDTLLLVGYGDDVSRFVAEVGD
- a CDS encoding D-2-hydroxyacid dehydrogenase family protein: MKIAILDDYQRVAKDLADWSRLPPGSELVVFDRHLADPEELITTLRPFHVLVLMRERTPMPAARIQNLPNLRLLVTTGGRNAAIDLEACRARNIPVSGTGNVGTPTAELTWGLILSLVKRIPREDRALRAGAWQTGLTEGLAGKRLGLVGLGKLGSQVARVGQAFGMDVVAWSQNLDEARAAAAGARRVEKRELFATSDVVSLHLVLSERSRGTVGAEELAAMKRTAFFVNTARAGLVDMDALLAALRAERIAGAGLDVFPEEPMPADHPLLALPNVVLTPHLGYVTRENYVVFYRDALDDILAWHAGAPIRLLT
- a CDS encoding TrkH family potassium uptake protein; this encodes MAAPVPSPGAGAAIVAPRPPVRWAAPATLLTGSAVLLGVDLALAVSPTLSVVLTAIETLLVPAWLAAVIKKERQAGRRGAIPAASTKPRWGAYVVLLVLLLACIAEKWLLFRHPAGGDDPHLVALYRTYTVLAFVLANGSLLGRRPLERLLVSTMDHPARLMLLSFGLAAVLGAFLLTLPQAVHDIAHTSFVDGLFMATSAICVTGLAVHNVADVYTPLGQVILLLLFQVGGLGIMVLSTFFVIVAGRKIHLRDAAVMAEMIDAESFSKLRRSVAAIVAYTLIVEAIGAAALYATFRHYPDIATPAGAGAPLSGAGDHLWAAVFHAVSAYCSAGFSLFREGMAPLVSSVPASGVVMVLIVIGGLGYPVHDELVRWVVVRVRGGRPPRLSLHTRTVLVTSAVLIVSGLVGFLVLEGGRSMRELSWPTRVLAALHQSITTRSAGFSTVDFGAMSSATWMMTCVLMFIGAAPGSTGGGVKVTTVAVLFATLRAELRGFEAPRLLGRTVPAALVRRAMGVAFLSVLLVAGFLFLLLLVEPHDPFAIVFETVSAFATVGLSTGITSSLSTPGRLLVAVIMFIGRIGPLTLALALANQSGARGFRLPEERVGIG